In a genomic window of Quercus lobata isolate SW786 chromosome 4, ValleyOak3.0 Primary Assembly, whole genome shotgun sequence:
- the LOC115983681 gene encoding putative pentatricopeptide repeat-containing protein At1g12700, mitochondrial, which produces MVIRTSSSSPAASASAVLSSSSSSSSSSSTIAPKGNLSSLFTYSHEPTTSNFTSSPKNSFFLSSLFTKQHSRRPTSSNPKILPKNSLPNVPFQTPLENFLKISCVSGYVNLNEALHCFDHMLSLQPTPPMSSFNYLLGALSKNKHYSSVISLCQRMNLTGLLPDFITLNILLNCFCNLNRVCDGFVVLGSILRRGCSPNTVTYTSLIKGLCKEDRIGDAVGLFKKMVKVGCMPNVITYGTLINGLCRTGNTGVALKLHVEMLNGQFGANCKPNVVCYGTIIDGLCKDGLVDNAKALFLEMKGGGIFPDVVIYSSLIHGFCYGGKWEEAKGLFNEMVDQGVQPNLVTFNVLIDVLCKEGKMKEANGLLELMVQRGEVPDMFTYNTLMDGFCLVGRLDEAKELFDSMASKGCEPNAVSYNVLMNGYCKNWKIEEAMNYYKRMIHKGVRPTVITYNTLLTGLFQAGKVKDAHKLFGEMQFNHLVPNSSTYNILLDGLCKNECLPEAMDLFNTLENMKFEPSIEIFNSLIDGLCKAKKLELAWQIFHRLSYRGLVPTVVTYSILIHGLCNKTDLEKANDLFQEMEERGCAPNVVTYNTLMRGFFLNNELPKVVELLHKMVEKNVSPDASTASIVVDLLSKDEKYRKCLNWLPTFPAQKPEER; this is translated from the coding sequence ATGGTTATCagaacttcttcttcttcacctgCTGCTTCTGCGTCTGCTGTtttgtcatcttcttcttcttcttcttcttcttcttcaacaatTGCTCCAAAAGGtaatctttcttctttattcacATACTCACATGAACCCACAACTTCAAATTTCACATCATCaccaaaaaattcatttttcctCTCCTCTTTGTTCACCAAGCAACATAGTCGTAGACCCACTTCCtcaaatcccaaaattttaccaaaaaactCACTTCCCAATGTTCCATTCCAAACCCCACttgaaaatttcttgaaaataagtTGTGTGTCAGGTTATGTCAATCTCAATGAAGCATTGCACTGCTTTGATCACATGCTGTCTTTGCAACCAACACCACCAATGTCATCATTCAATTATTTACTTGGTGCACTTTCTAAGAATAAGCATTATTCTAGTGTGATTTCACTTTGCCAAAGAATGAATTTAACTGGGTTGTTGCCTGACTTTATTACTTTAAACATTTTACTGAATTGCTTTTGTAATTTGAATCGAGTTTGTGATGGTTTTGTGGTCCTAGGGAGTATTTTGAGGAGAGGTTGTAGTCCCAATACTGTGACTTATACGTCTTTGATTAAGGGGTTATGTAAGGAGGATAGGATTGGTGATGCAGTTGGTTTGTTTAAGAAAATGGTCAAGGTGGGTTGTATGCCTAACGTGATTACATATGGGACTTTGATTAATGGGTTGTGTCGAACGGGGAACACTGGTGTTGCGCTTAAGTTACATGTTGAAATGCTAAACGGTCAATTTGGTGCCAATTGTAAGCCTAATGTAGTTTGTTATGGTACCATTATTGATGGGCTTTGTAAGGATGGGTTGGTAGATAATGCAAAAGCACTTTTCTTGGAAATGAAGGGTGGGGGAATATTTCCAGACGTGGTCATTTATAGCTCTCTAATACACGGTTTTTGTTATGGAGGTAAATGGGAGGAGGCTAAAGGTTTGTTTAATGAAATGGTGGATCAAGGTGTCCAACCTAACTTGGTGACATTCAATGTGTTGATAGATGTTCTTTGCAAGGAGGGTAAGATGAAGGAAGCAAATGGATTATTAGAATTGATGGTTCAAAGAGGTGAGGTTCCTGACATGTTTACTTATAACACATTGATGGATGGGTTCTGTTTGGTAGGTAGACTTGATGAGGCAAAGGAGCTTTTTGATTCTATGGCAAGCAAAGGATGTGAACCTAATGCTGTAAGTTACAATGTGTTGATGAATGGATATTGCAAGAATTGGAAGATTGAGGAAGCTATGAATTATTATAAGAGAATGATTCATAAGGGAGTTAGGCCAACAGTTATAACGTATAACACCTTATTAACAGGTCTTTTTCAGGCAGGTAAGGTCAAGGATGCACATAAGCTGTTCGGTGAAATGCAATTTAATCATTTGGTACCAAATTCAAGTACATATAATATACTCCTCGATGGGCTTTGCAAGAATGAGTGCCTTCCAGAAGCAATGGATTTATTTAATACTTTAGAAAATATGAAGTTTGAGCCTAGCATTGAAATTTTCAACTCTCTCATTGATGGGTTGTGTAAAGCAAAGAAACTTGAACTTGCTTGGCAGATATTTCACAGATTATCCTATAGAGGCCTAGTGCCAACTGTTGTAACATACTCCATCTTGATTCATGGGCTTTGTAATAAAACAGATTTGGAAAAGGCAAATGATTTGTTTCAAGAAATGGAAGAAAGGGGTTGTGCTCCAAATGTGGTCACATATAATACGCTTATGCGTGGTTTCTTCCTGAATAATGAGTTGCCAAAAGTAGTTGAACTTCTCCACAAGATGGTGGAGAAAAATGTGTCACCAGATGCCTCCACAGCCTCCATAGTAGTAGACTTACTTTCTAAGGATGAAAAATATCGAAAATGTCTGAATTGGCTTCCAACATTTCCTGCCCAGAAGCCTGAGGAGAGATGA